The Enteractinococcus fodinae genome has a segment encoding these proteins:
- a CDS encoding arylsulfotransferase family protein: protein MYVAAITHRAPQSSRRRVMPSLSALGVVLALTGCGAADAESETQQGPPHQSFVTRPDLQPVELQVTHGEAWSEEYAESDEYIFVTPDFDADTPSSAATILDATGEVVWMDPSKQHRNDNGHFDLRVQEYQGEPVLTYFKGPAEDGWGYGDIYLMDDTYHVFTTVTTGGSLPPHETDFHDTVITDDDTMLVMAYVTTQTDLTEVGGPADGWVHDGVVQEIDIETGEVLFEWSSLDHVPVTEALHDFEDEYAEQQDRIDAGDEHAELGTRDKPYDYFHINSATLDDDDNILISARHTHAVYKLDRDTGEVLWTLGGTASDFDMSEDAVFAWQHSAARDTDGTLVLFDNHIREADAEESSRGLRLDLDEDAMTAEVVTEYLPPEDRPSGWMANTQLLDNGDVFIGWGSQPYFSEYTRDGELIYDVCHGDACHDDEDIDAGGDSYRAYKGTWEGHPTTDPDVVVQQNDQNQDHVYVSWNGATEVAQWRLVTGDDADSATEATVVDKQGFETAIPLETAADYVAVEALDADGQVLATGTP from the coding sequence GTGTACGTTGCAGCGATAACTCACCGGGCCCCCCAATCTTCGCGCCGCCGGGTCATGCCGAGTCTGAGCGCCCTCGGCGTCGTGCTGGCGCTGACCGGATGTGGCGCCGCGGACGCCGAATCGGAAACCCAGCAGGGCCCACCGCATCAAAGCTTCGTTACTCGCCCGGACCTGCAACCGGTCGAACTCCAAGTCACCCACGGCGAAGCTTGGTCCGAGGAGTACGCCGAGTCCGACGAGTACATCTTTGTCACTCCCGACTTTGACGCGGACACCCCCTCGAGTGCTGCCACCATCTTGGATGCCACCGGTGAGGTCGTGTGGATGGACCCCTCTAAACAGCACCGCAACGATAACGGCCACTTTGACCTGCGCGTCCAGGAGTACCAGGGCGAACCCGTGCTGACATACTTTAAAGGCCCGGCCGAAGACGGCTGGGGCTACGGCGACATCTACCTGATGGACGACACCTATCACGTGTTCACCACGGTCACCACGGGCGGTTCCTTGCCCCCGCACGAAACCGACTTCCACGACACTGTGATCACCGACGACGACACCATGCTCGTCATGGCCTATGTGACCACGCAAACCGATCTGACCGAGGTCGGCGGCCCGGCCGACGGCTGGGTCCACGACGGCGTCGTCCAAGAAATCGACATCGAAACCGGTGAGGTCCTGTTCGAGTGGAGCTCACTGGACCACGTCCCGGTCACCGAGGCGCTCCACGACTTCGAAGACGAATACGCCGAACAACAAGACCGCATCGACGCCGGCGATGAACACGCCGAACTGGGCACCCGCGACAAGCCCTATGACTACTTCCACATCAACTCCGCCACCCTGGATGACGACGACAACATTTTGATCTCAGCCCGTCACACCCACGCGGTATACAAACTGGACCGCGACACCGGTGAGGTGCTCTGGACACTGGGCGGCACCGCCAGCGATTTCGACATGTCCGAGGACGCGGTGTTTGCCTGGCAGCACTCGGCGGCCCGAGACACCGACGGCACCCTGGTGCTTTTCGATAACCACATCCGCGAAGCCGACGCCGAGGAGTCTTCCCGCGGGCTGCGCCTGGACCTGGACGAAGATGCGATGACCGCCGAGGTGGTCACCGAATACCTCCCGCCCGAAGATCGCCCGTCCGGGTGGATGGCCAACACGCAGCTACTCGACAATGGTGATGTGTTCATCGGGTGGGGCAGTCAACCGTACTTCTCGGAATACACCCGCGACGGTGAACTGATCTACGACGTCTGCCACGGCGATGCCTGCCACGACGACGAGGATATCGACGCCGGGGGCGACAGCTACCGGGCGTATAAGGGCACCTGGGAAGGCCACCCAACCACCGACCCCGATGTCGTTGTACAACAAAACGACCAGAATCAAGACCACGTCTACGTTTCTTGGAACGGCGCGACCGAAGTCGCACAGTGGCGCCTGGTCACCGGTGACGACGCCGACAGCGCGACCGAAGCCACCGTCGTCGACAAACAGGGATTCGAAACCGCCATTCCGCTGGAGACCGCAGCCGACTACGTAGCTGTCGAAGCGCTCGACGCTGACGGCCAAGTGTTAGCCACCGGCACCCCGTAA
- a CDS encoding O-acetylhomoserine aminocarboxypropyltransferase/cysteine synthase family protein — MAEHNFGFRTRALHAGAVPDAVHGSRAVPIYQTTSFVFETQQDAADLFALQKYGNVYSRIGNPTVAAFEERIASLEGGIGAVATASGQAAEFVTLAALAGSGDHIVASSKLYGGTVTQLDVSLRRFGVDTTFVDSTEVEAFAAAIQPNTKAIYTEIVANPSGVIVDLKGLGELAAEHGIPLVVDSTLTPPYLIRPLEHGADIVIHSATKFLGGHGTTLGGVVVESGRFPWDNGNFPLMTEPVPSYNNLSWYGNFGEFGFLTKLRNEQLRDFGPSLPAQSAFQLLIGVETLPQRMDEHLANAKQVAQWLAADDRIEYVNYAGLEDNPYYERGKELLPLGVGSVFSFGVKGGRKASADFMANLQLASHLANIGDAKTLMLHPGSTTHQQLSSEQLASAGIPDDLVRISVGIEDVDDIIWDLDQALTAAVNNA, encoded by the coding sequence ATGGCAGAACACAACTTTGGGTTCCGCACGCGTGCGCTTCACGCCGGAGCCGTTCCGGATGCGGTGCACGGCTCCCGTGCCGTACCGATTTACCAGACGACGTCGTTCGTCTTTGAAACCCAGCAGGATGCGGCAGATCTGTTCGCGCTGCAAAAATACGGCAACGTATACTCGCGCATCGGGAACCCAACCGTGGCGGCATTCGAAGAACGCATCGCCTCGCTAGAAGGCGGGATCGGCGCGGTCGCCACCGCGTCCGGGCAGGCGGCCGAATTCGTCACCCTGGCCGCACTTGCCGGTTCGGGCGACCACATTGTCGCGTCCTCCAAGCTCTACGGCGGGACCGTGACCCAACTCGATGTATCCCTGCGTCGGTTTGGGGTAGACACCACGTTCGTTGACTCGACCGAGGTCGAGGCCTTCGCCGCGGCCATCCAGCCCAACACCAAGGCCATCTACACCGAGATCGTGGCCAATCCCTCGGGTGTCATCGTTGATCTGAAAGGCCTGGGCGAGCTGGCTGCGGAACATGGCATCCCGCTGGTGGTCGACTCTACGTTGACCCCGCCGTATCTGATCCGCCCGCTAGAACACGGCGCTGATATCGTCATCCACTCGGCCACAAAATTCCTCGGCGGCCACGGCACTACCCTTGGCGGTGTCGTCGTCGAGTCCGGTCGTTTCCCGTGGGATAACGGCAACTTCCCGCTCATGACCGAACCGGTGCCGTCCTATAACAACCTGTCCTGGTATGGGAACTTCGGAGAATTCGGTTTCCTGACCAAATTGCGCAACGAACAGCTGCGCGACTTCGGCCCCTCCCTACCGGCCCAGTCAGCATTCCAACTGCTCATTGGTGTGGAGACCTTGCCGCAGCGCATGGACGAACACCTGGCCAACGCCAAGCAGGTCGCTCAGTGGTTGGCCGCCGATGACCGCATCGAGTACGTGAACTATGCCGGTCTGGAAGACAACCCGTACTACGAACGCGGCAAAGAACTCCTGCCGCTGGGCGTGGGCTCGGTGTTCAGCTTTGGCGTGAAAGGTGGCCGCAAGGCTTCCGCCGACTTTATGGCCAACCTACAATTGGCCTCACACCTGGCAAATATCGGCGACGCCAAGACCTTGATGCTGCACCCAGGCTCGACCACCCACCAGCAGCTGTCGTCTGAACAGTTA
- a CDS encoding GNAT family N-acetyltransferase: protein MSIFAATADHAETVAGLLYDFNTEFEASTPSVATFAARFRQLLDRDDVVVLLADSVKNPSGFALITYRPTPYCDGPVAYLEELYVRPDLRAQGIGTRLLMDFIQRAKELGCCETQIGVDEADRDARRFYERHGFSNLEPDTGTRMLLYLRQL from the coding sequence ATGAGTATCTTCGCGGCCACCGCAGACCACGCCGAGACCGTTGCCGGGCTGCTGTATGACTTCAACACCGAATTCGAGGCATCCACCCCCAGCGTTGCCACCTTCGCTGCGCGGTTCCGACAACTATTAGACCGCGACGATGTGGTTGTCCTGCTCGCTGATTCGGTTAAAAATCCCAGCGGTTTCGCATTGATTACCTACCGTCCGACCCCGTACTGTGATGGCCCGGTGGCCTACCTGGAAGAGCTCTACGTCCGACCGGACCTGCGCGCCCAAGGGATCGGGACCAGATTGTTAATGGATTTCATTCAACGAGCCAAGGAGCTTGGGTGCTGCGAGACGCAAATCGGTGTTGATGAGGCCGACAGGGATGCACGCCGGTTTTATGAGCGCCACGGATTCAGCAATCTGGAACCCGACACTGGCACCCGCATGCTGTTATACCTGCGCCAGCTCTGA